One window of the Granulicella arctica genome contains the following:
- a CDS encoding aminopeptidase: MSTQQDLQGAERLRSVPFPEGFIPGARNAVSTCLRIQPDEKVTLITDESCLVIAASLGSELDKLGCTWNAFVLESEASRPLNGMPASVLEDMETSQVSIFAVVVQPNELHSRMQMTDVVNRRRMRHAHMVNITAEIMMQGMRADFLAIDRLSQAVLDKVRAATYVRATTDAGTDIHATLSPDYKWFKTSGIISTEKWGNLPGGECFTAPGEVNGVFVVDGVVGDFLCARYGILRETPLTINIEGNRITKIACANKDLEREFWAYTHTDENSDRVGEFAIGTNIGVERVIGNILQDEKFPGVHIAFGDPYGAHTGAQWKSSTHIDVVGLGFNIWLGDADGEEQIMRNGEFLIEA, from the coding sequence ATGAGCACACAACAGGACTTGCAGGGAGCTGAGAGACTTCGCTCCGTACCGTTTCCCGAAGGCTTTATCCCCGGGGCAAGAAACGCGGTAAGTACCTGCCTCCGCATCCAGCCGGACGAAAAGGTAACCCTGATTACGGATGAAAGCTGCCTGGTCATCGCCGCCTCCCTCGGCAGCGAACTCGACAAACTAGGGTGCACCTGGAACGCCTTTGTTCTCGAATCCGAGGCCTCCCGGCCCCTGAACGGGATGCCTGCATCGGTCCTCGAGGACATGGAGACGTCTCAGGTCAGCATCTTCGCGGTCGTCGTTCAGCCGAATGAGCTGCACAGCCGCATGCAGATGACGGATGTCGTCAACCGGCGCCGCATGCGCCACGCCCATATGGTCAACATCACGGCCGAGATCATGATGCAGGGCATGCGGGCAGATTTCCTTGCTATCGATCGCCTCAGCCAGGCGGTCCTCGACAAGGTTCGCGCCGCAACGTATGTGCGCGCCACAACAGACGCGGGCACGGACATCCACGCAACGCTGTCTCCGGATTACAAGTGGTTCAAGACCTCCGGCATCATCAGTACGGAAAAGTGGGGTAATCTGCCCGGCGGCGAGTGCTTCACGGCTCCAGGCGAGGTGAACGGGGTCTTCGTAGTCGACGGGGTCGTTGGCGACTTCCTCTGCGCCCGGTACGGCATCCTGCGCGAAACGCCGCTGACCATCAACATCGAAGGAAACCGCATCACCAAAATAGCGTGTGCCAACAAGGACCTCGAACGGGAGTTCTGGGCCTACACCCACACCGATGAGAACTCGGATCGCGTCGGCGAGTTCGCAATTGGTACGAACATCGGTGTCGAACGCGTCATCGGCAACATCCTGCAGGATGAGAAGTTTCCCGGCGTGCACATCGCGTTTGGCGATCCCTACGGCGCTCACACTGGAGCCCAATGGAAGTCTTCCACCCACATCGACGTTGTAGGCCTGGGCTTCAACATCTGGCTTGGTGACGCTGATGGCGAAGAGCAGATAATGCGCAACGGCGAGTTTTTGATTGAGGCTTGA
- a CDS encoding aldo/keto reductase, giving the protein MTKLATKKLGNSDLNITRIGFGAWAIGGGDWSFAWGPQDDSESVKAIQRALELGVNWIDTAAVYGLGHSEEIVAKAVAGASAKPYIFTKCGMIWNDKREIDRSLKQIKREAEDSLRRLKVDVIDLYQIHWPVPDEEVEEGWTAMAELQREGKVRWIGASNFSVAQLERALKIAPVTSLQPPYSMINRAVEAEILPFCLQHDIGVINYSPMHSGLLTGAMTKERVANLPANDFRRNAKNYQEPQLSRNLELAALLTTIGARHNVNAGVIAIACTLKNAAVTAAIVGGRSASQVDGVIPAASFELSDQEFAEVQKFLADNF; this is encoded by the coding sequence ATGACGAAACTGGCAACGAAGAAGCTCGGCAACTCGGATCTGAACATCACGCGTATAGGCTTCGGTGCCTGGGCCATCGGCGGCGGCGACTGGTCGTTTGCGTGGGGTCCGCAGGACGACTCTGAATCGGTAAAGGCGATCCAGCGCGCCCTCGAACTGGGAGTGAATTGGATCGACACGGCTGCCGTCTACGGCCTGGGCCACTCCGAAGAGATCGTCGCGAAGGCCGTTGCAGGAGCTTCGGCAAAGCCCTACATCTTCACAAAATGCGGCATGATCTGGAACGACAAGCGCGAGATCGATCGCAGCCTTAAGCAGATCAAACGTGAGGCAGAGGATAGCCTGCGTCGCCTGAAGGTAGACGTCATCGACCTCTACCAGATTCACTGGCCTGTTCCCGATGAAGAGGTAGAAGAGGGTTGGACCGCCATGGCTGAGCTGCAGCGCGAGGGCAAGGTGCGCTGGATTGGCGCATCCAACTTCAGCGTTGCACAGCTGGAACGAGCTTTGAAGATTGCTCCAGTCACCTCATTGCAGCCGCCCTACTCCATGATCAACAGGGCTGTGGAGGCAGAAATTCTCCCCTTCTGTTTGCAGCACGACATCGGCGTCATCAACTACTCGCCCATGCACTCCGGCCTGCTCACCGGCGCGATGACCAAAGAACGTGTAGCTAATTTGCCCGCAAACGACTTCCGGAGGAATGCAAAGAACTACCAGGAACCGCAACTCTCCCGCAACCTCGAGTTGGCGGCACTCCTCACGACGATTGGCGCAAGGCACAACGTCAACGCTGGCGTCATCGCCATTGCCTGCACACTCAAGAACGCTGCAGTCACCGCGGCAATCGTCGGTGGTCGCAGCGCTTCCCAGGTCGATGGCGTCATCCCGGCTGCAAGCTTTGAGCTCTCAGACCAGGAGTTCGCCGAGGTGCAGAAATTTCTTGCCGATAACTTCTAG
- a CDS encoding ATP-grasp domain-containing protein: protein MLEPFRSDFNSRFTPEKYQSLLRRLDNSTRSTIGFRICETPCFLPKALIDELGAIGASLTHQLVGNPEYMAASAGAVPDQYRVPNESPHPHFMTADFGLTHDASGEITPKLVELQAFPSIFGYQSVACEAYIDTYGLSKNLDWLQSSISEVHYWNLLRTVILGRHQPENVILAEIEPESQKTLPDFHVYEDKLGIATVDIATLKKEGRRLFYQKNRNSGPWIPVHRIFNRAIVDELVRKHVQLNFDYRDDLDVEWAGHPNWYFRISKFSLPFLDHPSVPRTIFLNDWFDRGPASLPLDRNNIILKPLYSFAGRGIQFAPTDEDLASIPVSERSLYLLQERIRFDPVIDTPFGMTQAEIRIMYLWPDGGELQPTINLVRMGRGLMMGVDHNKDQQWVGGSAGLFLAT from the coding sequence ATGCTGGAGCCTTTTCGATCCGACTTTAACTCCCGGTTTACTCCCGAGAAGTACCAGTCGTTGCTCCGACGACTCGACAACTCGACGAGATCGACGATCGGCTTCCGTATATGTGAAACACCATGCTTTCTTCCGAAGGCACTTATCGACGAGCTTGGAGCGATCGGTGCTTCGCTGACGCATCAACTCGTAGGTAATCCGGAGTACATGGCGGCGTCAGCCGGAGCAGTCCCGGATCAGTATCGAGTGCCGAACGAGTCACCTCACCCGCACTTTATGACAGCGGATTTTGGGCTGACTCACGACGCTAGTGGAGAAATTACCCCGAAGCTCGTCGAGCTGCAAGCGTTCCCCTCAATTTTTGGGTACCAAAGTGTTGCATGCGAAGCCTACATAGATACTTATGGGCTCAGCAAAAACTTGGATTGGCTCCAAAGTAGTATCAGCGAAGTGCATTACTGGAACCTTCTTCGCACCGTTATCCTCGGTCGTCATCAGCCGGAGAATGTCATTCTTGCCGAGATCGAACCTGAAAGCCAGAAGACACTCCCTGATTTTCATGTCTACGAAGACAAACTCGGCATCGCGACGGTAGACATCGCAACCTTGAAAAAAGAGGGAAGGCGGCTCTTCTACCAGAAGAATCGTAACTCCGGCCCCTGGATTCCTGTCCATCGAATCTTCAATCGAGCCATCGTCGACGAACTGGTGCGAAAGCACGTACAACTCAACTTCGATTACCGAGATGATCTGGACGTCGAATGGGCCGGCCATCCGAATTGGTACTTTCGGATCAGCAAATTCTCTCTACCTTTTCTTGACCACCCTTCCGTTCCCAGGACGATCTTTTTGAATGACTGGTTTGATCGAGGCCCTGCGTCACTGCCTTTAGACCGTAACAACATCATTCTGAAGCCCTTATACTCATTCGCGGGGCGTGGGATACAGTTTGCACCGACGGATGAGGATCTTGCCTCAATACCCGTGTCGGAGCGCTCACTTTATCTTCTTCAGGAGCGGATTCGGTTTGACCCCGTGATCGACACGCCTTTTGGGATGACCCAGGCGGAGATTCGCATCATGTACCTCTGGCCCGATGGTGGCGAGTTGCAGCCGACCATCAATCTTGTCCGAATGGGCCGAGGGCTGATGATGGGGGTTGATCATAATAAAGATCAGCAATGGGTCGGAGGTTCCGCTGGACTTTTCCTCGCAACGTGA
- a CDS encoding PilZ domain-containing protein, whose translation MTELNQVNGSGSARPLRQNPVRSAVRFPMRLPLTIQTEIGVFRATTENVSANGLLFTCDHLPKLNSEIEFTITMPAAIMGSDNDVSIHCIGRIIRHEQDGAEKKAAVVIDEYFLRA comes from the coding sequence ATGACAGAGTTGAATCAGGTAAACGGAAGCGGATCGGCAAGACCGCTAAGGCAAAATCCAGTTCGGTCTGCGGTGCGTTTTCCTATGAGACTGCCGCTCACGATTCAGACCGAAATCGGAGTCTTCAGGGCAACCACTGAGAATGTTTCGGCAAACGGTCTTCTCTTTACGTGTGATCACCTGCCTAAACTAAACTCTGAAATTGAATTTACGATTACGATGCCTGCCGCCATTATGGGGTCGGATAACGACGTCTCGATTCACTGCATCGGTCGCATCATTAGACATGAGCAGGATGGTGCAGAAAAAAAGGCTGCTGTTGTCATCGACGAGTATTTCCTAAGGGCGTAA
- a CDS encoding response regulator transcription factor has product MGVEVENEQFGERAEEATNPVGIRVILADSQAIYRVGMRKVFALEDDIRVVAQAETLTNLYAAMQRYPTDVVVLEGQLIAGTADAIPELVRRSPDTKLIVQVVETDEANTVELYRRGVRGVVPRSITPDLLIKCVRKIAAGETWIDNQSISWVIDAYRSQASTLTNPRVQPKLSKKELAIISCITRGMRNKEIAYQIGTTEQVIKNYLRKVYDKLGVSDRLELALYCLHHQLLKKYMQDTETVPVIPEEQIASARAKV; this is encoded by the coding sequence ATGGGCGTTGAAGTTGAGAACGAACAGTTCGGAGAGCGAGCCGAAGAGGCTACCAATCCTGTTGGGATTCGGGTCATTCTGGCCGACTCCCAGGCGATCTATCGCGTAGGCATGCGAAAGGTCTTCGCGCTAGAGGATGACATCCGCGTCGTGGCGCAAGCCGAAACGCTGACCAATCTCTATGCCGCGATGCAGCGCTATCCTACAGATGTCGTTGTACTTGAGGGACAACTGATCGCAGGAACAGCGGATGCTATTCCCGAGCTCGTGCGGCGGTCCCCCGACACGAAGTTGATCGTGCAGGTCGTTGAGACGGATGAAGCGAACACCGTTGAGCTGTACCGCCGTGGTGTCCGCGGAGTCGTTCCACGCTCCATCACTCCAGATTTGCTGATCAAATGTGTTCGGAAGATTGCTGCCGGCGAAACCTGGATCGACAACCAGTCCATTAGCTGGGTAATTGATGCCTATCGTTCTCAGGCATCCACCCTCACCAACCCACGTGTGCAGCCGAAGCTCTCCAAAAAGGAGCTAGCGATCATCAGTTGCATCACGCGAGGCATGAGAAACAAAGAAATCGCTTACCAGATCGGCACGACCGAACAGGTGATCAAGAACTACCTGCGCAAGGTCTACGATAAGCTCGGCGTCTCCGACCGGCTGGAGCTCGCGCTCTACTGCCTGCATCATCAGCTACTTAAGAAGTACATGCAGGATACCGAGACAGTTCCCGTCATTCCGGAAGAGCAGATTGCTTCAGCGAGAGCTAAGGTCTAG
- a CDS encoding YceI family protein, whose product MKIKQVLALTFAATMMFAPIAKAQTSTWAIDPAHSQADFQIRHLGVSTVRGSISGTKGTVILDEKDITKSKIEATLATATVNTSTEARDKHLKSPDFFDVEKNPTITFKSSSITKNGDKLQMIGDLTLGGVTKSVTLDVDGPAPPQKGMGGKIVSGFSASGMIKRSDFNFGQKYTSPTLGDEVKFTIDVEIDKQ is encoded by the coding sequence ATGAAGATCAAGCAAGTACTGGCTCTCACCTTCGCCGCAACGATGATGTTTGCACCAATTGCCAAGGCACAAACCTCAACATGGGCCATTGACCCTGCTCACTCCCAGGCCGATTTCCAGATTCGCCATCTCGGCGTCAGCACGGTACGCGGCTCCATCAGCGGAACAAAGGGCACAGTGATTCTCGACGAAAAGGACATCACGAAGTCCAAGATCGAGGCCACGCTCGCTACTGCTACCGTCAATACGAGCACTGAGGCCCGTGACAAACATCTCAAGTCGCCAGACTTTTTCGATGTAGAAAAGAATCCCACCATCACATTCAAATCTTCGTCGATCACGAAGAACGGGGACAAGCTTCAGATGATTGGAGATCTTACGCTTGGCGGCGTCACGAAGAGCGTCACGCTCGATGTGGATGGACCTGCGCCACCGCAGAAGGGTATGGGCGGCAAGATTGTCAGCGGTTTTTCGGCCAGCGGGATGATCAAGCGCAGCGATTTCAACTTCGGACAGAAGTACACCTCACCTACCTTAGGCGATGAAGTGAAGTTCACAATCGATGTTGAGATTGACAAGCAGTAG
- a CDS encoding phenylalanine 4-monooxygenase — MTTSALPLIKPVKLNAAKPFLIKQDWTEYTPEQHSVWAELVTRRMPQLQKHACQEYLDGFEQIGLREDQLPDLAAVSARLAPRTGWQSAPVSGFLPADAFFEMLAARMFPTTTWLRSRESMEYTPEPDIFHDVFGHVPMHAHPVFADFLQHYGAACQGLTDPRDLERMGRLFWFTVEFGVIRQNNEIKVYGSGLISSHGECSRVLAGGCEIRDFELDAVLNQEFQTSAMQPVLFAVESFEQIYEATKQAEARLG, encoded by the coding sequence GTGACGACTAGCGCCTTACCGCTCATTAAGCCTGTGAAGCTGAACGCCGCAAAGCCCTTTCTGATCAAGCAGGATTGGACGGAGTACACGCCAGAACAACATTCCGTGTGGGCGGAGCTTGTCACGCGCCGCATGCCCCAACTTCAGAAGCATGCTTGCCAGGAGTATCTGGACGGCTTCGAGCAGATCGGGCTGCGCGAGGATCAACTGCCTGATCTAGCGGCTGTCAGCGCTCGTCTGGCTCCGCGAACAGGCTGGCAGTCCGCACCGGTAAGCGGGTTTCTCCCGGCCGACGCCTTCTTCGAGATGTTGGCTGCCCGGATGTTTCCAACGACGACCTGGCTGCGTTCGCGCGAGTCGATGGAGTACACGCCGGAGCCGGATATCTTCCACGATGTCTTCGGCCATGTTCCCATGCATGCGCATCCCGTATTTGCGGACTTCCTGCAACACTACGGCGCCGCTTGTCAGGGCCTGACCGATCCGCGTGACCTTGAGCGGATGGGGCGCCTGTTCTGGTTCACGGTAGAGTTCGGCGTCATCCGGCAGAATAACGAAATCAAAGTGTATGGAAGCGGTCTCATCAGCTCCCATGGCGAATGTTCTCGCGTGCTCGCTGGTGGATGCGAGATCAGGGACTTCGAACTTGACGCTGTGTTGAACCAGGAGTTTCAGACGAGCGCCATGCAGCCGGTGCTCTTCGCGGTTGAGTCGTTTGAGCAGATCTATGAGGCCACGAAGCAGGCCGAAGCTCGCCTGGGCTGA
- the cobA gene encoding uroporphyrinogen-III C-methyltransferase, with translation MNSGAQPGHVYLVGAGPGNPDLLTLRAADLLRTADVILPDDLVSEDVLALASPTAEIIAVGKRCGQPRITQAGIHGLMLEHAQADRSVLRLKSGDPLVFGRAGEELAALREAGIPVEIVPGISVAFAVAADLQIPLTDRASASKLILATAHHAEGKVELSPSWSGAFPDDATLVIYMPGRNFGALASDLIASGIPQETPCVAVSKASTPLQHVCATTLGDLHVAAIGPAPVVLLIGRAIKLP, from the coding sequence TTGAACTCAGGAGCACAACCCGGCCACGTTTACCTCGTCGGCGCGGGTCCCGGTAATCCCGATCTGCTCACCCTTCGCGCTGCTGACCTGCTCCGCACGGCCGATGTGATTCTTCCCGACGACCTCGTCTCGGAGGACGTTCTCGCCCTCGCGAGCCCCACCGCCGAGATCATCGCTGTCGGCAAACGCTGCGGACAGCCTCGCATCACGCAAGCCGGCATTCACGGTCTCATGCTTGAACATGCGCAGGCCGATCGCTCTGTTCTTCGCCTCAAATCCGGCGATCCGCTCGTCTTTGGCCGCGCTGGCGAAGAGCTCGCCGCGCTTCGCGAAGCCGGGATACCGGTGGAAATTGTTCCTGGAATCTCGGTTGCCTTCGCCGTTGCAGCCGACCTGCAAATTCCGCTTACCGACCGCGCCAGTGCCTCAAAGCTGATCCTAGCCACTGCGCATCACGCCGAAGGAAAGGTTGAACTTTCGCCAAGCTGGAGCGGCGCATTCCCGGACGACGCAACCCTCGTCATCTACATGCCCGGCCGCAACTTTGGAGCGCTCGCCTCCGACCTGATCGCCTCCGGTATTCCGCAAGAGACGCCTTGCGTCGCCGTCAGCAAAGCGAGCACGCCGCTTCAGCATGTCTGCGCAACGACGCTCGGTGATCTGCACGTGGCAGCAATTGGCCCTGCGCCCGTTGTGCTCCTCATTGGCCGGGCTATCAAGCTGCCCTGA
- a CDS encoding precorrin-2 dehydrogenase/sirohydrochlorin ferrochelatase family protein, which yields MDLFPIFLKLTARPCLVVGAGNLAESKIESLRAANGKVTVIAPQASQRIIDMAEAGEIEWHQREFETGDVHNYFLVVTATNVPAVNRAVYLEAQAKNIICNAVDDPPFCDFYFPSVVRRGDLQIAISTAGASPAFAQRLRKEINVQLPLDTGDWLNDLGNLRREVTQAEPLNDERKLILHQLAAREVCGYDGCPSRVLAREHAKTNPLPTEEKA from the coding sequence ATGGATCTATTCCCGATCTTCCTCAAATTGACCGCGCGTCCCTGCCTCGTCGTTGGCGCAGGAAACCTGGCCGAATCAAAGATCGAATCGCTTCGAGCGGCCAACGGAAAGGTCACCGTCATCGCCCCGCAAGCAAGCCAGCGCATCATCGATATGGCCGAGGCAGGCGAGATCGAGTGGCATCAGCGCGAGTTTGAGACGGGCGACGTTCATAATTACTTTCTGGTCGTCACCGCGACCAATGTTCCAGCCGTCAACCGCGCCGTTTACCTGGAAGCGCAGGCAAAGAACATCATCTGCAACGCGGTCGACGATCCACCGTTCTGCGACTTCTACTTCCCTTCCGTCGTCCGTCGGGGCGACCTGCAGATTGCCATCTCGACTGCCGGCGCAAGCCCTGCCTTCGCGCAGCGCCTGCGCAAGGAGATCAACGTCCAGCTTCCGCTCGACACCGGCGACTGGCTCAACGACCTCGGTAATCTTCGCCGCGAGGTTACCCAAGCCGAACCGCTCAATGACGAGCGAAAACTGATCCTCCATCAGCTGGCCGCTCGGGAAGTCTGCGGCTATGACGGCTGCCCATCGCGTGTGCTCGCTCGGGAGCATGCCAAAACGAATCCGCTCCCCACAGAGGAAAAAGCTTGA
- the cobG gene encoding precorrin-3B synthase, protein MSEAAASPEVPAKVVKETKAQRSERLKLAKNPWDAWDEVRQFAREGRDSVLPEWTGLYFKWWGVYTQGDGIGATGGVGGEGKATEYFMMRIGLPNGILTSHQLRVIGGITRKHARNLSDITTRQNIQLHWLTIESLVDVIDQLTEIGLSPKGACGDVVRNVTGCPLAGIDGHELVDASPLAVEIAHHLTANPAFYNLPRKFKVSVTGCPLWCSYPEINDVGLTAIKRGDEVGYTLRVGGGLSTEPHMAVRIPAFIRQDQALAVTTATAEIFREQQELRENRTRARLKYLFMRHGWTAESFLAALEEKLGYRLDPSPADQDIIPDDIYRDHIGVTRQRQDGLSSVGASVLRGRLTGEQLEQLADLADEYGSGELRTTIMQNILIVNVPNDKTIALIEALKQIDLHVEVSPFWRGAIACTGTEFCKLAIAETKAFSKWLVSEMEDRLPGFDQQIKLHVTGCTNSCGQHWIADIGLEGKKLKHNGVITDAFYFCVGGAVGKYAGAARPLGYRAAAEDVPAAIERMLRGYLAQRAPEEDLRAYFARTDDATLRTQLAGEPITPVERDMAPAGGGHAVDA, encoded by the coding sequence ATGTCTGAAGCAGCCGCCAGCCCGGAAGTGCCCGCCAAAGTAGTCAAGGAAACCAAGGCCCAGCGTTCCGAACGCCTCAAACTCGCCAAGAATCCGTGGGATGCCTGGGACGAGGTCCGCCAGTTCGCCCGCGAGGGCCGCGACTCCGTATTGCCCGAGTGGACGGGCCTCTACTTTAAGTGGTGGGGTGTCTACACACAGGGCGACGGCATTGGAGCCACTGGCGGCGTAGGCGGCGAGGGTAAGGCCACCGAATATTTCATGATGCGCATCGGACTGCCGAATGGCATCCTTACCTCGCACCAGCTTCGCGTCATCGGCGGCATCACCCGCAAGCACGCCCGTAACCTCTCGGACATCACCACCCGTCAAAACATTCAGCTCCATTGGCTGACGATCGAGTCGCTTGTTGACGTCATCGACCAGCTCACCGAGATCGGCCTCTCCCCCAAAGGCGCCTGCGGCGATGTCGTCCGCAACGTCACCGGCTGCCCCCTCGCTGGTATCGACGGACACGAACTCGTCGACGCAAGTCCCCTCGCCGTCGAGATTGCGCACCATCTCACCGCGAACCCGGCCTTCTACAACCTTCCCCGCAAGTTCAAGGTCTCCGTGACCGGGTGCCCTCTCTGGTGCTCCTATCCGGAGATTAACGACGTTGGTCTCACGGCGATCAAGCGTGGCGACGAAGTCGGCTACACCCTCCGCGTCGGCGGCGGCCTCTCGACCGAGCCTCACATGGCCGTCCGGATCCCTGCGTTTATCCGGCAGGACCAGGCTCTCGCCGTCACCACGGCGACGGCTGAGATCTTCCGGGAGCAGCAGGAGTTGCGCGAGAACCGCACGCGCGCCCGGCTGAAATATCTCTTCATGCGTCATGGCTGGACCGCTGAATCCTTCCTCGCCGCACTTGAAGAGAAGCTCGGCTACAGGCTGGACCCCAGCCCGGCCGATCAGGACATCATCCCGGACGATATCTACCGTGACCACATCGGCGTGACCCGGCAGCGGCAGGATGGACTCTCCTCCGTTGGAGCCTCCGTGCTCCGCGGCCGTCTTACCGGCGAGCAGCTTGAACAGCTTGCCGACCTTGCCGACGAGTACGGGTCTGGCGAACTCCGGACCACGATCATGCAGAACATCCTCATCGTCAACGTTCCTAATGACAAGACGATCGCTCTGATCGAAGCGCTCAAGCAGATCGACCTCCACGTGGAGGTCTCTCCCTTCTGGCGCGGAGCCATCGCGTGCACCGGCACCGAATTCTGTAAGCTCGCCATTGCGGAGACGAAGGCATTCAGCAAGTGGCTCGTCTCCGAGATGGAAGACCGTCTTCCGGGGTTCGATCAGCAGATCAAGCTCCACGTCACTGGCTGCACCAACTCCTGTGGCCAGCACTGGATCGCCGACATCGGCCTCGAGGGCAAGAAGCTCAAGCATAACGGCGTCATCACGGATGCTTTCTACTTCTGCGTGGGCGGAGCCGTCGGCAAGTACGCCGGCGCAGCACGCCCCCTCGGTTATCGTGCTGCTGCCGAGGACGTGCCCGCTGCGATTGAGCGGATGCTGCGCGGCTATCTCGCCCAGCGCGCTCCGGAAGAGGATCTTCGCGCCTACTTCGCCCGAACGGACGATGCTACGCTTCGCACCCAACTGGCGGGCGAGCCGATCACCCCGGTGGAGCGCGACATGGCTCCGGCGGGCGGTGGCCACGCAGTCGACGCCTAA
- the phoU gene encoding phosphate signaling complex protein PhoU, with translation MPRINFQQQLVALKDKLLAMAALSQQALEFALEAYLNGDLGLCSHVREIEAAINSAERSVDEMAYDLLAKEQPMAIDLRFILSVIKINGDLERIGDQATNIAQRAEMLHDRPQISLPIDIANMGEKVGVMIRSAIQALLEADAKLAESVLTLDDEVDAINRTVQAELVEVMQQHPHVSEQSLNAIIISRNLERAADHATNIAEDVIFWIRGSDVRHKMSLAEAD, from the coding sequence GTGCCCCGCATCAACTTTCAGCAACAGCTCGTCGCTCTCAAAGACAAACTCCTCGCCATGGCCGCTCTCTCGCAGCAGGCCCTGGAGTTCGCACTCGAAGCCTATCTCAATGGGGACCTCGGTCTCTGCAGCCACGTCCGCGAAATAGAAGCGGCCATCAACTCCGCCGAGCGCTCTGTCGACGAGATGGCCTACGATCTTCTTGCCAAAGAGCAGCCCATGGCGATCGACCTGCGCTTCATCCTCTCCGTGATCAAGATCAACGGCGACCTCGAACGCATTGGCGACCAGGCGACGAACATCGCGCAGCGCGCCGAGATGCTCCACGATCGACCGCAGATCTCGCTTCCGATCGACATCGCCAACATGGGTGAAAAAGTCGGCGTGATGATCCGCAGCGCCATCCAGGCTCTGCTAGAGGCCGATGCGAAGCTGGCTGAGTCCGTCCTCACGCTTGACGATGAGGTCGACGCGATCAACCGAACCGTTCAGGCCGAACTGGTCGAGGTGATGCAGCAGCATCCGCATGTCAGCGAGCAGAGCCTCAACGCCATCATCATCTCGCGCAATTTAGAACGCGCAGCCGATCATGCTACCAACATCGCCGAAGATGTCATCTTCTGGATTCGCGGCTCGGACGTACGGCACAAGATGTCTCTCGCCGAGGCTGATTAG